A genome region from Nitrospira sp. includes the following:
- a CDS encoding DUF2024 family protein, which yields MANQTDSVHVYDTWVKGKKGKLHFDVMTTNQEQALTLAKQYLLGIGEPNAVITVKECQFCHSEPLVMFSEAQQRQFREQGGFIVTMPV from the coding sequence ATGGCAAATCAAACGGACAGCGTCCACGTCTACGATACCTGGGTCAAGGGAAAGAAGGGCAAACTCCACTTCGACGTGATGACCACGAATCAGGAACAGGCGCTGACGCTCGCCAAGCAATACCTGCTAGGAATCGGTGAACCGAACGCCGTCATCACCGTCAAGGAATGCCAGTTCTGCCACAGCGAGCCGCTCGTCATGTTTTCGGAAGCGCAACAACGCCAGTTCCGGGAACAAGGCGGCTTCATCGTTACCATGCCCGTCTGA
- a CDS encoding undecaprenyl-diphosphate phosphatase — translation MMNWGPELAVILGIIEGLTEFLPVSSTGHLILVGHALGFTGDIASNVEISIQLGSILAIIAYERTKLASLAAHALREQRDFRALVASRGTAPWSTLIPQSIQAQPNLWFVIGLGLAFLPAAFVGFFAHKSIKAYLFSPTTVAISLIVGGIIILLVERMRDRVRVTELLQVTPRLALWVGLAQCVSLIPGMSRSGSTIVGGLLAGLDRRVATEYSFFLALPTMIIATIYQMLKSQAAFSQDDYVALGIGLVVSFAVAWAVIAAFLTYVQRHSLSVFAYYRMVLGVLVLLVVR, via the coding sequence ATGATGAACTGGGGCCCGGAGCTCGCCGTCATTCTCGGCATCATCGAAGGACTGACGGAATTTCTTCCCGTTTCCTCGACGGGCCATCTGATTCTCGTCGGGCACGCGCTTGGATTCACGGGAGACATCGCCTCAAACGTGGAAATCTCGATCCAGCTGGGGTCGATCCTCGCCATCATCGCCTACGAACGCACCAAGCTAGCCTCGCTCGCGGCACATGCGCTCCGCGAACAACGTGACTTTCGAGCGCTCGTGGCGTCACGCGGCACAGCGCCCTGGTCGACGCTCATTCCACAGTCCATTCAAGCCCAGCCCAATCTCTGGTTTGTCATCGGTCTGGGACTGGCCTTTTTGCCAGCGGCATTCGTGGGGTTCTTCGCTCACAAGTCGATCAAGGCCTATCTCTTCTCACCGACGACCGTGGCGATCTCGCTGATTGTGGGCGGCATCATCATCCTGCTGGTCGAACGCATGCGCGACCGCGTGCGCGTGACGGAACTGCTCCAGGTCACCCCTCGCTTGGCCCTCTGGGTCGGCCTGGCCCAATGCGTCTCATTAATACCGGGCATGTCCCGTTCCGGCTCCACGATTGTCGGCGGGCTGCTGGCCGGTCTCGACCGCCGTGTCGCGACCGAATACTCCTTCTTCCTGGCCCTCCCGACCATGATCATCGCGACCATCTATCAAATGTTGAAATCGCAGGCCGCCTTCAGCCAGGACGACTACGTCGCCCTCGGGATCGGCCTGGTGGTCTCATTTGCCGTCGCCTGGGCCGTCATCGCCGCGTTTCTCACCTATGTACAACGCCACAGCTTGAGCGTCTTCGCCTACTACCGCATGGTGCTGGGCGTCCTGGTACTGTTGGTCGTGCGCTAA